The following nucleotide sequence is from Streptomyces brevispora.
GTCAAGTCGTCGACGACCGACTGCGTCAACACCCTGTTCGGGGTCAAGGGCAACGACGGGTACCTCGCCTTCCGTGAGGCCCAGATGGTCAGCGTCGCCAACGCCATGCGCGACGGATCGGCCGCCTACCCGGGCGACAGCAGCACCGGCATGCCGCAACTGGTGCTCTTCCTCCGGGCCGGCTACTACGTGCAGTACTACGACCCGGGCACCGTGGGCAGTTACGGTGCCGCGCTGTGTACCGCCATCCGGGGCGGACTTGACGGCTTCTTCGCCTCCGCGCACTCCCGCGATGTCACGGACGCCAACGGCGAGACCCTGGCCGAGGCCGTCACCCTCATCGACAGCGCGGAGCAGAACGCCCGCTACCTGTACGTCGTCAAGCGCCTGCTCGCCGACTACAACGCCTCGTACAACAGCTCCTGGTACATGCTCAACGCGGTCAACAACGTGTACACCGTGACCTTCCGGGGCCATCAGGTGCCGGAGTTCGTCAGCGCGGTCGAGGCGGACCCGAGCCTGCTCGACTCGCTCGCCGGCTTCGCCCGTGACCACCTGAGCCTGCTGGGCACGAACCAGTCGTATCTGACCTCCAACGCGGGACGCGAGCTGGCACGCTTCCTCCAGGAGGCGTCGCTGCGGCCCAAGGCCCGCCCCCTCGTCACCGACCTGCTCGGCCGGAGCTCCCTGACCGGACCCACCGCGCCGCTCTGGGTCGGCCTGGCGGAGATGACCGACTACTACGACGCGGCCAACTGCTCCGCCTACGGCACCTGCGACCTGTCGGCCCGGCTCAAGAGCGCCGTACTCCCGGTCAACTACACGTGCAGTACCAGCATTCGCATCCTGGCCCAGCAGATGTCCTCGTCCGACCTCGCGACCGCCTGCACCAGTCTGCGCAACCAGGACGCCTACTTCCACAACGTGGTGCGGGACAGCGGCCCCGTCGCCAACGACCGCAACAGCTCCATCGAGGTGGTGGTCTTCGACTCGAGCACCGACTACCAGACCTACGCCGGGGCCATCTACGGCATCGACACCAACAACGGCGGAATGTACCTGGAGGGCGACCCCGCCGCGGCCGGCAACCAGCCGCGGTTCATCGCCTACGAGGCCGAGTGGGTCCGGCCCGTCTTCCAGATCTGGAACCTCAACCACGAGTACACGCACTACCTCGACGGCCGGTTCGACATGGCCGGTGACTTCGACGCCGGCATCACGACGCCGACCATCTGGTGGATCGAGGGCTTCGCGGAGTACGTCTCCTACACCTACCGTGACGTCACCTACGACGACGCCGTCACCCAGGCAGCGGCGCACACCTACACCCTGCGCACCCTGTTCGACACCACGTACGAGAACGCCGACCAGGCCCGCATATACAACTGGGGCTATCTGGCGGTCCGTTACATGCTCCAGTCACACCGCGCCGACGTGGACAAGCTGCTCGGTCTCTACCGCGGCGGCGACTGGAACGGCGCCCGCACCCTGCTCACCTCCACGATCGGCAGCCGTTACGACGCCGACTGGAACACCTGGCTGACGTCCTGTGCGGCCGGCAGTTGCGGCACCACCACCAACCCGCCCACCGAGCCGGGCACCGAGTGTGCCGCCGCCGACAACCGTGAACTCGGCCAGAACTGCGCCCGCAGCGGGCAGCAGGCCACCAAGGGCAACTACTCCTACCTCTACGTCTACGTGCCCGCCGGCACCGCCCGGCTGAAGATCACGACGAGCGGGGGCACGGGGGATGCCGACCTCTACTACAGCGCCGGCGGCTGGGCCACCATGAGCTCCTACACCGCCCGGGCGACCGGCAGCGGAAACGCCCACACGCTGACCGTCGACCACCCGGCGGAAGGCGCCCACTACATCAGCCTCTACGCCGTGCAGGACTTCGGCGGAGTGAAGGTCTCCACGCAGTACTGAGCCGGGCGGCATCGCTCGACGGAGGGTCACGGGTGCGGCCGACGCCGCGCCCGTGGCCCTCAGCGCAGTCGCAGGGTGCCCGCAGGTGTCTCGTCCCGGATGATCTCCAGCAGCCGGTCGAAGAGCGTCGGCCCGAGCCCCGCGCCCGCCCGGGCCAGTTCCTCGCGCAGCCGCGGCAGGTTGCTCGGATCGGCGCGGCCCAGCAGGCCGCGCAGGTACCGCGCGGTCTCCTCATGGCCCAGGGCGCGCGCCGAGCGGGCGTGGTCCCGCCACTCGATGACGAAGTCGCCGTCGTCCGGCGTGCCCATCCCGCCGCGCAGGCAGTCCGCGAAGGAGTCGGGATTGCGGCCGAAGTAGCCGCCGGGCCCGTTCACCGCCTCGCCGACCACGTTCCAGAAACGCTCCAGGCCGGTGACCTGGGAGCCGTCGATCACATAGGTCACGGTCATGGAGGGAGCGTACAAGTCCGTCGCTTCGGTGGTCCGCGCCGCAGGTGGGGGACTGCGGCGCGGACCTGACCGGGGAGGGTTCAGCAGCCGAGGTCGACGAGGTCGAACGTCACGTAGTGGTCGGAGGTGTAGTAGTCCTCCTGGCTCTTCTCACCGGTGACTATCCGGCGTGCGCCACGGGTCGGGGCGCCGGGGGTGATCACGGTGTACTCGTGGTAGTAGCCGGTGCTCTGACCGGGCAGGACGCCTTCGCGGTTCTGGAAGACGACGCCGTCCTGGTCGTAGGGGAAGGGGCCACCGGAGTCGATGAGATCGAGGGTGTCGTGTGCCTGGGAGGGGAGGGCGGAGTAGCAGATGCTGCCGACCGACGTGGTGGCGGCCGTCGCGGTCGCCGCGACGTGGCCACCGACGAAGAGAACGGACAGGAGGGCGGCGACGCCGCCGAGCGTGGTGATCCGTGGGGGGATTCGCATACCCATCATGATGACGCGCGTAGATGTGGTCCCGTCAACGCCAACTCATGTGAATTTTTTGGAAGTTAACCTGAACGGCGGTAGTCCCACGTCCTGGAGCGCGGGATCCGCCCCGGATGCTGTGTTTTCGCACTCATTGACTCGTCGGCAAGCGTGACAGCCCGTGGGCGGGGCATGCATTGCGTGAAGCACATTCGACGACAAGGAGGCGATTCACTGTGCGGGCGGGGGAGATGGAGCGTCAGGGAATGGGCCGGCTGCATCGCAGGCTGTGCCGCGCCGATCTGGCCGCGGTTTCCGAAGTGCGGTGTGCTGTACGCGAATTACTGAGGTATCGATGGAGGGAGGAGCCCGCACAGGTGGCCGAGCTGCTGCTCAGTGAGCTGGTGACCAACGCGCTCGTCCACACGGACGACGGCGCGGTCGTCGCCGTCAGCGTGGCGCCGCAGAAACTGCGGGTGGAGGTGAGGGACTTCGTCCCGGGGATGCCCGTGTCGCACGTGTCGAACGCCGACGACGGTACGCACGGCAGGGGTCTGATCCTGGTGGAGAGCCTCGCGGACGCCTGGGGGGTCAGCCCGAAGACGCTGGGCAAGGTGGTCTGGTTCGAACTGGACGGCGAACGGTCCTGACCATCCGTGGGATGGTCAGGACCGTTCAGAGCCAACCGTGTTGAATTGCGTGCCGTCCCAAGAGGGTCAGCCGAACTGCTGCTCCAGGTTCTTCAGTTTCTGCTCCAGCGAGTCGAGCCGGGGCAGGGACAGGGTGTCGTCCTCGGCAGTGAGGTCGACGGCTCTCGGATCAGTTGTGCTCAGGTCCGAGGCGCTGTTGGAGCTGGAGCCGCTGACGGCTTGCAGGGATGGCCGGGGTCGCAGAGGCAGCTGACCCGGCTCGGATATGGCGGGCTCCGCGACGGACTGCGCGGAGCCCGCTGCGGCGATGGCCTGGACGTCCACCTGGGTGCCGGCATTGCCTGCCCGCCCCCAGGCCCGGTTCTGCCGGTTCAGGGCCTTGATCTGTGCCCGGTCGAGCTTCTCCTGGTCCTTTCTGCGGAGACGGTTCTGCTCGTTCTCCCTGCGGTCCTCGCGTACCTCGTCGACCGCCTCGTCGAGCGTGCGTACCCCTTCGAGCAGCATCAGCGACCAGGCGCCGAAGGTCTCCCGGGGTGCCCGCAGCCACCGTACGATCCGGATCTGCGGCAGCGGGCGGGGCACCAGGCCCTGCTCGCGCAGCGCGGCGACGCGGGTCTGCTTCAGTGCCCGGTCGAAGAGCACGGCCGCCGAGAGCGACATCCCCGCGAAGAAGTGCGGGGCGCCCGCGTGGTCCAGGCCGCGCGGTGCGTGCACCCAGTTGAACCAGGCGGCGGCACCGGCGAAGGTCCACACCAGCAGCCGGGAGCCGAGTGCCGCGTCGCCGTGGCTGGCCTCCCGGACGGCGAGCACGGAGCAGAACATCGCGGCCCCGTCGAGGCCGAACGGCACCAGGTACTCCCAGCCCCTGGCGAGGCCGAGGTTTTGCCGGCCGAAGCCGACCAGACCGTGGAAGGAGAGCGCGGCGGCGACCGCCGCGCAGCAGAACAACAGGACGTACGAAGCGGTGGCGTAGAGCGCTTCCTTGCGTCTGCGCCGCTCCTCGCTGCGTTCCCAGGTGTCGTCGGCTGTGGATGTGTCAGAGGCGCGCTTGCCGCGCGCGACCACCGCCACCGCCACAGCCGCCATGACCCCCGCGAGCAGCACGGCGCCCGGAAGCAGCCAGTCAAGCGGTATGTCGGTCAGTCTCATGCGCGGTCCCTTGCGTCGCGTAGGGCGTTTCGGACGCAATTGTGGCGGAGATTCGCTCAAGTCCAGGCGGTTTCAGGGCAAGTGAATGCCAATGGGGTGGTTGAGCGGGTGAATTTTCCGCGATCTGGTCGAATACCCCTCAGTGGTGGGGCAGTTCTGTTCGAATTACGTCACCCTTGCGGGCGGTGTGGATCAGGAGACGGGCGTCAGCTTCCGGAGCCGGTCGGCATCGCAGGTGCGCGGGCAGGTGACACAGGTGTCCTCGGGCCGCAGCGTGTAGAAGAGGCAGCAGCTCGCCCGGTCGCGGGTGGGCAGCGACTCACCGCCGGGACCGATCAGTTCGCGAAAGCCCGCCGTGCCGACGTACGGCTTCGTGGTGCCCGGCAGGAGCGCGTCCAGCTCGGCCATCGCACGCCGCTCCTCGCCCAGGAGATGGGCGATGTACCAGAGGCCCTCGACGATCTCGTCCGTCGCCATGCCCCACAACGCCCGCTTGCCACGCCGCATGCGCGGCCCGAAGCCGTCGAGCACGGGTCCGAGGTGCTCGGCCACCGACGAGAGGACCTCGGCGCGCAGCGCGGCCTCGTCCGCCACCACCCGGGCACCCGGCAGCGCCGCCGCGGGATCGTCGGGCAGGCAGGCGAACTCCCGCACCCGGACGGTCAGATGGCCCAGCGCCCGCTGGAACGCGACGTCCTCGACCGGGATCCGGGGCACCCGCCGGTGCAGGAACCACGGCACCGTCACCAGCAGACAGGTCGGCCAGGCGTAACGGTGCAGCCCGAAGCTGGCGACCACGTCGGGCCGGGCCTGCTGTCCGTAGTCCCGAAGCACCTGCGCGTTGTCCCAGGCGAGGAAGGTGTCCAGGGCGCCACCGCCGGCCGCGAGCTCGTGCGCACCCACCCAGCCGACGCCGCCCGGGGCGGACTCGCCGTCCGCGAGCACCTCGGCGCGCAGTCCCGGGAAGACCTCGGCCAGACGCGCGTAAGCCGCTGCCACGGCCGAGGTCGTCGCAGCGGGGTGCGGTGCGGGAAGCAGGGCGGGGAGGGGCATGCGAGGACCACCGAATCGCGATCGTTTAGAGGTAAGCCTTACCTTACCCGAACGGATCGATGTTTGAACTGCGGCCTCCTCCGCCTATCGTGCACAAGGGGCACAGCACACGCGAGCCGTGCCCGGCCGGCCGAGGAGGTACCCGTGGAGCAGGGCAGAACGCGTGAGGAAGTGCGGCCGCCGTACGCGTCCGCCGCGTCCGTGACCGCCCACCCGTCCGCCCGGGTGCCCGAACAGGCCCGTGGCGAGCACACCCACAGCGAGCCGCCCGCGCCCCGGGTCGTGGTGCGGCGGCACTCCGTGCGCGGCCAGATCCTGGACGCCCTGCGCGCCGCCCTCGCCGACGGCGAACTCGTCCCCGGGCGCGTCTACTCCGCCCCGGCCCTCGGCGCCCGCTTCGGGGTCTCCGCCACGCCGGTGCGCGAGGCGATGCAGCAACTGGCCGTCGAGGGAGCCGTCGAGGTCGTGCCGAACCGCGGCTTCCGGATCTCCGAACGCGGCCCGCGCGAGCTGGCCGAGCTGGCCGAGGTACGGGCACTGATCGAGGTCCCCGTCATGCTGCGGCTCGCCCGCACCGTGCCGCCGACGGGCTGGTGCGCCCTGCGCCCACTGGCCGACGCCACCGTCGCGGCGGCGGCCGGTGGCGACCGGGCGAGTTACGCGGAGGCCGACCGGGCCTTCCACGGAGCGGTGCTCGCCCTCTCCGGCAACGCCCAACTGGTGACCGTGGCCGACGATCTGCACCGCCGCTCCCAGTGGCCCCTGAAGGCCGGCCCCGTCACCCGCCGCGCCGACCTGCCTGCGGACGCCGCCGAACACACCGCACTGCTGGACGCGCTGATCGCCCAGGACGTGGCGGTCGTGCAGTCACTCGTACGGGCACACTTCACGGGCGTCGGCGTCTGACGCCCCGAGGGCGCTGCGGAAACCCCTGCCCCGCCCTCGGACAGGTGTCGGCCTCGGACGGGTGCAGCCCTCGGACGGGTACAGGTCTCGGACGGGCGTCGGCACCCGGCACCCGAAGGCGCGGCGGCAGCCCCCCGGCCCGGCCTCAGTTCGCCCCGGCCGTCTCCGGCCCCGGCGGGTCGATGTGCGGGGCCAGCCAGGTCGGTACGCCGCCGAGCAGCCGGAAGAGCCTGCCCGCCTCGGCGCGCAGCCGGGTCGCCGCCTCGGGCTCCGGTTCGGCGTCCGCCATGGCGATGAGCGCCGGGGCCGTCCCGACCAGGTAGCCCAGCTCCTCCCGTATCCGCAGGGACTCCGCGAACCCGTGCCGGGCCTCCGCCAGCTCCCCCTCGCGCAGCGCGATCAGGGCGAGGTGGCGCCAGGTCGAGGAGAGGAGCAGTTCGTCGCCCTGGGCGGTGGCACCGGCATGCGCCCTGCGGTACGCGGCGCGCGCGGCCTGCGGCGA
It contains:
- a CDS encoding (2Fe-2S)-binding protein, whose protein sequence is MPLPALLPAPHPAATTSAVAAAYARLAEVFPGLRAEVLADGESAPGGVGWVGAHELAAGGGALDTFLAWDNAQVLRDYGQQARPDVVASFGLHRYAWPTCLLVTVPWFLHRRVPRIPVEDVAFQRALGHLTVRVREFACLPDDPAAALPGARVVADEAALRAEVLSSVAEHLGPVLDGFGPRMRRGKRALWGMATDEIVEGLWYIAHLLGEERRAMAELDALLPGTTKPYVGTAGFRELIGPGGESLPTRDRASCCLFYTLRPEDTCVTCPRTCDADRLRKLTPVS
- a CDS encoding ribonuclease domain-containing protein; translated protein: MRIPPRITTLGGVAALLSVLFVGGHVAATATAATTSVGSICYSALPSQAHDTLDLIDSGGPFPYDQDGVVFQNREGVLPGQSTGYYHEYTVITPGAPTRGARRIVTGEKSQEDYYTSDHYVTFDLVDLGC
- a CDS encoding DUF2637 domain-containing protein; the encoded protein is MRLTDIPLDWLLPGAVLLAGVMAAVAVAVVARGKRASDTSTADDTWERSEERRRRKEALYATASYVLLFCCAAVAAALSFHGLVGFGRQNLGLARGWEYLVPFGLDGAAMFCSVLAVREASHGDAALGSRLLVWTFAGAAAWFNWVHAPRGLDHAGAPHFFAGMSLSAAVLFDRALKQTRVAALREQGLVPRPLPQIRIVRWLRAPRETFGAWSLMLLEGVRTLDEAVDEVREDRRENEQNRLRRKDQEKLDRAQIKALNRQNRAWGRAGNAGTQVDVQAIAAAGSAQSVAEPAISEPGQLPLRPRPSLQAVSGSSSNSASDLSTTDPRAVDLTAEDDTLSLPRLDSLEQKLKNLEQQFG
- a CDS encoding ATP-binding protein, with the translated sequence MCRADLAAVSEVRCAVRELLRYRWREEPAQVAELLLSELVTNALVHTDDGAVVAVSVAPQKLRVEVRDFVPGMPVSHVSNADDGTHGRGLILVESLADAWGVSPKTLGKVVWFELDGERS
- a CDS encoding GntR family transcriptional regulator, producing MEQGRTREEVRPPYASAASVTAHPSARVPEQARGEHTHSEPPAPRVVVRRHSVRGQILDALRAALADGELVPGRVYSAPALGARFGVSATPVREAMQQLAVEGAVEVVPNRGFRISERGPRELAELAEVRALIEVPVMLRLARTVPPTGWCALRPLADATVAAAAGGDRASYAEADRAFHGAVLALSGNAQLVTVADDLHRRSQWPLKAGPVTRRADLPADAAEHTALLDALIAQDVAVVQSLVRAHFTGVGV
- a CDS encoding M9 family metallopeptidase is translated as MKNRTVRQRFTGLSTVALAACLGVGMLAAPSRATEVHPAIAAAASATAAERAGVDPTAPDPGGPAAQALTAPVQDAGHLGDKALKPADRAPQTASKDALRRDYDDPGTSAPSHPAPSMKAKARSAAKSAGTGAATACSVADFTSRTGSALVQQVKSSTTDCVNTLFGVKGNDGYLAFREAQMVSVANAMRDGSAAYPGDSSTGMPQLVLFLRAGYYVQYYDPGTVGSYGAALCTAIRGGLDGFFASAHSRDVTDANGETLAEAVTLIDSAEQNARYLYVVKRLLADYNASYNSSWYMLNAVNNVYTVTFRGHQVPEFVSAVEADPSLLDSLAGFARDHLSLLGTNQSYLTSNAGRELARFLQEASLRPKARPLVTDLLGRSSLTGPTAPLWVGLAEMTDYYDAANCSAYGTCDLSARLKSAVLPVNYTCSTSIRILAQQMSSSDLATACTSLRNQDAYFHNVVRDSGPVANDRNSSIEVVVFDSSTDYQTYAGAIYGIDTNNGGMYLEGDPAAAGNQPRFIAYEAEWVRPVFQIWNLNHEYTHYLDGRFDMAGDFDAGITTPTIWWIEGFAEYVSYTYRDVTYDDAVTQAAAHTYTLRTLFDTTYENADQARIYNWGYLAVRYMLQSHRADVDKLLGLYRGGDWNGARTLLTSTIGSRYDADWNTWLTSCAAGSCGTTTNPPTEPGTECAAADNRELGQNCARSGQQATKGNYSYLYVYVPAGTARLKITTSGGTGDADLYYSAGGWATMSSYTARATGSGNAHTLTVDHPAEGAHYISLYAVQDFGGVKVSTQY
- a CDS encoding barstar family protein, encoding MTVTYVIDGSQVTGLERFWNVVGEAVNGPGGYFGRNPDSFADCLRGGMGTPDDGDFVIEWRDHARSARALGHEETARYLRGLLGRADPSNLPRLREELARAGAGLGPTLFDRLLEIIRDETPAGTLRLR